The following are encoded in a window of Arthrobacter sp. NicSoilB4 genomic DNA:
- a CDS encoding Lrp/AsnC family transcriptional regulator, translated as MSNSAKNLRPGAGAGEPLDAIDERLLAALVADARISNKQLAELVGIAPSTALMRTRALSDRGIIQGFEAKLSLSAIGRSVQALIAVRLRAHDREQIDRFTSRVPKLPAVLSTFHTSGSVDYLLHIAVATTEDLRDWVLDNLATDPVVGHTETTLVFDHIQGNQGPLPD; from the coding sequence GTGAGTAACAGTGCGAAGAATCTTCGGCCGGGAGCGGGTGCCGGCGAGCCGCTGGACGCCATCGACGAGCGTCTGCTCGCGGCACTCGTGGCCGATGCCCGAATCTCCAACAAGCAGCTGGCCGAGCTGGTGGGCATCGCGCCGTCCACCGCCCTGATGCGCACCCGCGCCCTCTCAGACCGCGGGATCATCCAGGGCTTCGAGGCGAAGCTGAGCCTGTCCGCGATCGGCCGCTCGGTGCAGGCCCTCATTGCCGTCAGGCTGCGCGCCCATGACCGGGAACAGATCGACCGCTTCACGTCCCGGGTGCCCAAGCTTCCCGCCGTGCTCTCGACCTTCCACACCTCGGGTTCGGTGGACTACCTGCTGCACATCGCGGTCGCCACCACCGAGGACCTCCGTGACTGGGTGCTGGACAACCTGGCCACCGATCCCGTGGTGGGCCACACCGAGACCACGCTCGTGTTCGACCACATCCAGGGCAACCAGGGCCCGCTGCCGGACTAG
- a CDS encoding MFS transporter, whose amino-acid sequence MTVFSELRMRPATADRWGWDASTTARLVMAGVVIFTLLVGANLATPLYPLLQAKLGITALDVTVAFSAYVLALVATLILAGHWSDHIGRRAALVLAVLVGLAGGSVFATANSLFALCAGRALQGIAVALATGASSAALRELLPSRPEWASRFTLLASAGGVAAGPAIGGVLSLLPGPTSTPYFLHSVVLAALLLPLSLLKARPAITSVAGPQPLRVLAPRRPSVSSDARGAFWLASSVGFLSFTVFGFCLSLAPGYFAQIVHADSRPLIGLLAGLTLGSSALSQLLAVRGRFVVPIGLGMLAVSVLLIAAAAAWTSPWLLILASITAGIGQGVSFRTVFNDVAGKVEAARHAQIISTVYVITYLGSALPVIGLGLAAGVVGLQAAIAGFVVVCSIAAVTLAVITLRAALRPAA is encoded by the coding sequence ATGACGGTCTTCAGCGAACTTCGCATGCGCCCGGCCACAGCAGACCGCTGGGGCTGGGACGCTTCCACGACGGCGCGGCTGGTGATGGCCGGCGTCGTGATCTTCACGCTGCTGGTCGGGGCGAACCTCGCCACCCCGCTGTACCCGCTGCTGCAGGCCAAGCTCGGGATCACCGCGCTCGATGTCACAGTGGCCTTCTCCGCCTACGTCCTGGCGCTCGTGGCCACCCTGATCCTGGCCGGCCACTGGTCCGACCACATCGGACGCCGGGCCGCCCTGGTGCTCGCGGTGCTCGTTGGCCTCGCCGGCGGCTCCGTCTTCGCCACGGCGAACAGCCTGTTCGCGCTGTGCGCCGGCCGAGCCCTGCAGGGCATTGCGGTGGCGCTCGCCACGGGCGCCAGTTCGGCAGCCCTGCGGGAGCTGCTGCCCAGCCGTCCCGAGTGGGCCTCGAGATTCACCCTGCTGGCGTCCGCCGGCGGCGTGGCGGCCGGCCCCGCCATCGGGGGAGTGCTCTCCCTGCTGCCCGGGCCCACTTCCACGCCGTATTTCCTGCATTCAGTGGTCCTCGCCGCGCTGCTGCTTCCGCTGTCCCTGCTCAAGGCCCGGCCGGCCATCACCTCGGTTGCGGGTCCGCAGCCGCTGCGCGTGCTGGCGCCCCGCCGGCCGTCGGTGTCCAGTGACGCGCGCGGCGCCTTCTGGCTCGCGTCCTCGGTCGGGTTCCTCAGCTTCACCGTCTTTGGCTTTTGCCTCTCGCTGGCGCCGGGGTATTTCGCCCAGATCGTCCACGCCGATTCGCGGCCGCTCATCGGCCTGCTGGCGGGACTGACCCTCGGGTCCTCCGCGCTCAGCCAGCTGCTCGCCGTGCGGGGGCGGTTTGTGGTGCCGATCGGACTGGGCATGCTGGCCGTATCGGTGCTGCTGATCGCGGCGGCCGCCGCCTGGACCAGCCCCTGGCTGCTGATCCTCGCGAGCATCACCGCCGGAATCGGGCAGGGCGTGTCCTTCCGGACCGTCTTCAACGATGTGGCCGGCAAGGTGGAGGCCGCGCGCCATGCCCAGATCATCAGCACCGTCTATGTCATCACATACCTCGGCAGCGCCCTGCCCGTCATCGGGCTGGGCCTCGCCGCCGGCGTCGTCGGCCTGCAGGCGGCGATTGCCGGCTTCGTCGTGGTCTGTTCGATCGCGGCGGTCACCCTCGCGGTCATTACGCTGCGGGCGGCGCTGCGCCCGGCCGCCTGA
- a CDS encoding Lrp/AsnC family transcriptional regulator, producing the protein MNSLDPTDLKILLELIRDPRIQIGELSDALGIARNTAQSRVRRMQRSGLLRDGGREIDLEAVGYDVVAFVTIEVNHRELDGVVGALRLIAQVLEVHEISGRGDVWCRVVATDTHNLQAALRSILRIKGVIRTETVLALHTHIQYRTEPLISRLAQGSSLAPARSK; encoded by the coding sequence TTGAACAGCCTGGACCCCACCGACCTGAAGATCCTGCTGGAACTGATCCGGGACCCACGGATCCAGATCGGGGAACTCAGCGATGCACTGGGCATCGCCCGCAACACCGCGCAGTCCCGCGTGCGGCGCATGCAGCGTTCCGGTCTGCTGCGCGACGGCGGCCGAGAGATCGATCTTGAGGCGGTGGGCTACGACGTGGTCGCCTTCGTCACGATCGAGGTCAACCACCGGGAACTCGACGGCGTGGTGGGCGCCCTGCGCCTGATCGCACAGGTCCTGGAAGTCCACGAGATCTCCGGGCGCGGCGATGTGTGGTGCCGCGTCGTGGCCACCGACACACACAACCTGCAGGCCGCCTTGCGCTCCATCCTCCGGATCAAGGGCGTCATCCGGACCGAGACAGTCCTGGCCCTGCACACGCACATCCAGTACCGCACCGAACCGCTGATCAGCCGGCTCGCCCAAGGCAGTTCCCTGGCACCGGCCCGGTCGAAGTGA
- the corA gene encoding magnesium/cobalt transporter CorA yields the protein MTIIDNAVYVDGARTAEPQSLEQTFETLNRHGGMAWIGLYRPTEVEMAAVAAEFGLHRLAVEDAISAHQRPKLERYDDNLFTVLRPARYLDETETVEFGELHVFTGKNFVVTVRHAETGGVAQVRRKLERRPDLLCHGPEAVLYALMDQVVDDYVPVVAGLENDIDEIEDQLFSGDSTVSRRIYELAREVIQFQRAIHPLPAMIELLRRGFEKYQVNSELQHNLRDVEDHVERLISRADSFRDLLQNALTLDGTLTANRQNEASAEQNEQVKKISSWAAIFFAPSFVAGVYGMNFERMPELQWSFGYPMAIGLMAGTAALMYGIFKKKGWL from the coding sequence GTGACTATCATCGATAACGCCGTCTACGTTGACGGCGCCCGCACCGCCGAGCCGCAGAGCCTTGAGCAGACCTTTGAGACCCTCAACCGTCACGGCGGGATGGCGTGGATCGGCCTGTACCGGCCGACGGAAGTCGAAATGGCCGCCGTCGCGGCGGAGTTCGGGCTGCACCGGCTCGCCGTGGAAGACGCGATCTCGGCCCACCAGCGACCCAAACTCGAACGCTACGACGACAACCTCTTCACCGTTCTGCGGCCCGCGCGGTACCTCGACGAGACGGAAACCGTCGAGTTCGGCGAGCTCCACGTGTTCACCGGCAAGAACTTCGTAGTCACCGTCCGGCACGCCGAGACCGGCGGGGTGGCCCAGGTGCGGCGAAAGCTGGAGCGGCGCCCCGACCTCCTGTGCCACGGCCCCGAGGCTGTGCTCTACGCACTGATGGACCAGGTGGTGGACGATTACGTGCCCGTCGTAGCGGGACTGGAGAACGACATCGACGAGATCGAGGACCAGCTGTTCAGCGGCGACTCCACCGTCTCCCGGCGGATCTACGAACTGGCCCGCGAAGTCATCCAGTTCCAGCGCGCCATCCACCCGCTCCCGGCCATGATCGAGCTGCTGCGGCGCGGCTTCGAAAAGTACCAGGTCAATTCCGAGCTCCAGCACAACCTCCGCGACGTCGAGGACCATGTGGAGCGGCTGATCTCACGCGCCGACTCCTTCCGGGACCTGCTGCAAAACGCCCTCACGCTCGACGGAACGCTGACAGCCAACCGCCAAAACGAGGCCAGCGCGGAACAAAACGAGCAGGTCAAGAAGATTTCGTCCTGGGCTGCGATCTTCTTCGCACCGTCCTTTGTCGCGGGCGTCTACGGCATGAACTTTGAACGGATGCCCGAGCTTCAGTGGAGCTTCGGATATCCCATGGCGATCGGGCTGATGGCCGGCACAGCCGCCCTGATGTACGGCATCTTCAAGAAAAAAGGCTGGCTCTGA
- a CDS encoding chaplin family protein, with protein MHQSIRRGLLGTLFAGGLLALGTTAASAADTTSGSDGLLSGTQVNAPVTAPVTLGATSLGLFGDSAAETGGTPGTAAQPAPAPAPGNSTTGSDGLLSGTQVNAPVTAPITLGATSLGLLGDSAAETRGTPGTAGQPAPGNSTSGSDGLLSGTQVNAPVTAPITLGATSLGLLGDSAAETRGTPGTAGQPAPGNSTSGSDGLLSGTQVTAPVTAPIILGAASIGVVGESTAAAANPRAVNQPAVHQPAVAPGAGVVVSGSSMVPAAAPRATTLARTGASTDLLWVAVLFVGAGLIMMAGGLRKKA; from the coding sequence ATGCATCAAAGTATTCGACGAGGGCTGCTTGGCACCCTCTTTGCCGGAGGGCTGCTGGCCCTCGGAACTACCGCTGCCAGCGCAGCCGACACGACTAGCGGTTCCGACGGGTTGCTCTCCGGCACCCAGGTGAACGCACCCGTGACGGCGCCGGTCACCCTCGGCGCCACCTCACTGGGCCTGTTCGGCGACTCAGCCGCAGAAACCGGAGGCACACCAGGAACCGCGGCCCAGCCCGCGCCGGCACCCGCACCCGGGAACAGTACCACCGGTTCCGACGGGCTGCTCTCCGGCACCCAGGTCAACGCACCCGTGACGGCGCCGATCACCCTCGGCGCCACCTCACTGGGCCTGCTCGGCGACTCAGCCGCAGAAACCAGAGGCACACCCGGAACCGCGGGCCAGCCCGCACCCGGGAACAGCACGAGCGGGTCCGACGGGCTGCTCTCCGGCACCCAGGTCAACGCACCCGTGACGGCGCCGATCACCCTCGGCGCCACCTCACTGGGCCTGCTCGGCGACTCAGCCGCAGAAACCAGAGGCACACCCGGAACCGCGGGCCAGCCCGCACCCGGGAACAGCACGAGCGGTTCCGACGGGCTGCTCTCCGGCACCCAGGTCACCGCACCCGTGACGGCGCCGATCATCCTCGGCGCTGCGTCGATCGGCGTTGTGGGCGAATCTACGGCAGCTGCCGCGAACCCGCGCGCTGTGAACCAGCCGGCGGTGCACCAGCCAGCAGTGGCGCCCGGAGCCGGCGTCGTGGTCTCCGGATCCTCGATGGTTCCGGCTGCCGCACCCAGGGCAACAACACTGGCCCGCACCGGCGCCAGCACGGATCTGCTGTGGGTTGCCGTGCTGTTCGTCGGGGCGGGCCTGATCATGATGGCGGGCGGGCTTAGGAAGAAGGCCTAG
- a CDS encoding AarF/UbiB family protein, with amino-acid sequence MSARRDRFRDIVETLTRHGLGFALGNLGLDWFRPASGSPGRGAGPSGVSLPVRVRLALEDLGAVYIKFGQIVSTRTDVLPPEYVTELAKLQDASPPIAAGEVRTVIAEELGPAADRLLDWLDDTPLATGSIGQVHCSRIALDPGDPESSVSGDPAGAGRVVDVVVKVRRPGVVAQINEDLEIMAELAKRAERASMRAAEFHVAALVEEFSQTMRAELDYLQEGRNAERFASNFADEARVHIPQVFWDTTTSRVLTLERIRGIKVNDAAGLREAGIDAGAVARKACSVLLKMVFEDGFFHADPHPGNFFVEADGRLGIIDFGMVGHISDSTRDQLVRMLLAIVEQDAARLTTALVRMCGAQADSGFSDLQTALGRLVDRYSGRPLAEIPIVAVLAELAALLREYRLRLPRETALMLKMLVMADGLGKQLDPGFELTTQLGPFTQRIILGSLSPEALADRLKKLGREALRLGTDAPDIIRRAVDVLERGGIDIHFRADELDRLMDKAEKTGNRIVAGLITAALINAVGDLVSVQPDRWRNWPKTLFAAGIGGVGALGAYLAVTSRPRK; translated from the coding sequence ATGAGCGCGCGGCGGGACCGGTTCCGGGACATCGTGGAGACCCTGACGAGGCACGGACTGGGATTCGCGCTGGGGAACCTCGGGCTGGACTGGTTCCGGCCGGCCAGCGGATCCCCGGGGCGCGGGGCTGGGCCCTCGGGCGTGAGCCTGCCCGTGCGCGTCCGGCTCGCACTGGAGGACCTCGGGGCGGTCTACATCAAGTTCGGCCAAATCGTCTCCACCCGCACCGATGTGCTTCCGCCGGAGTACGTCACCGAGCTCGCGAAGCTCCAGGACGCATCCCCTCCCATTGCCGCCGGCGAGGTTCGCACCGTCATCGCCGAGGAACTTGGTCCCGCGGCGGACCGGCTCCTCGATTGGCTGGACGACACTCCCCTCGCCACGGGCTCCATCGGCCAGGTCCACTGCAGCCGGATTGCCCTGGACCCCGGAGACCCTGAATCCAGCGTCTCCGGTGACCCGGCAGGCGCCGGCCGCGTGGTCGACGTCGTGGTCAAGGTCCGCCGGCCCGGCGTCGTGGCCCAGATCAATGAGGATCTGGAGATCATGGCCGAGTTGGCCAAACGGGCGGAGCGGGCTTCCATGAGGGCCGCCGAATTCCATGTGGCGGCCCTCGTGGAAGAGTTTTCCCAGACCATGCGCGCCGAACTGGACTACCTGCAGGAGGGCCGGAACGCGGAACGTTTCGCCTCGAACTTCGCGGACGAAGCACGGGTCCATATCCCCCAGGTCTTCTGGGACACCACGACATCCCGGGTTCTGACACTGGAGCGTATCCGCGGCATCAAAGTCAACGACGCCGCCGGGCTGCGGGAGGCCGGGATCGACGCAGGGGCGGTGGCCAGGAAGGCCTGCAGCGTTCTGCTGAAGATGGTGTTCGAGGACGGTTTTTTCCATGCCGACCCGCATCCCGGGAACTTCTTCGTGGAGGCGGACGGACGCCTGGGCATCATCGACTTCGGCATGGTGGGCCACATCAGCGACTCCACGCGCGATCAGCTGGTCCGGATGCTGCTGGCGATCGTGGAACAGGATGCCGCCCGGCTGACCACGGCGCTGGTCCGCATGTGCGGGGCGCAGGCGGACAGCGGCTTTAGCGATCTGCAGACGGCTTTGGGGCGGCTGGTGGACCGCTACTCCGGCCGGCCGCTCGCGGAGATTCCGATCGTTGCGGTGCTGGCCGAACTGGCGGCCCTGCTGCGCGAATACCGCCTGCGGCTGCCGAGGGAAACAGCCCTCATGCTGAAGATGCTGGTGATGGCGGACGGTCTGGGCAAACAGCTGGATCCCGGATTCGAACTGACCACACAGCTGGGCCCGTTCACGCAGAGGATTATCCTAGGCTCGCTATCCCCCGAGGCTTTGGCGGACCGGCTGAAGAAGCTCGGCCGGGAAGCCCTGCGCCTCGGGACGGACGCGCCGGACATCATCCGCCGGGCAGTGGACGTCCTGGAGCGTGGCGGCATCGATATCCATTTCCGGGCCGATGAGCTGGACCGGCTCATGGACAAGGCGGAGAAGACCGGGAACCGGATCGTCGCCGGGCTGATCACCGCCGCCCTGATCAATGCTGTCGGGGATCTGGTATCCGTGCAGCCCGACCGGTGGCGGAATTGGCCCAAGACCCTTTTCGCCGCGGGGATCGGCGGCGTGGGCGCGCTGGGGGCCTACCTGGCCGTTACGTCGCGGCCCCGGAAATAG
- a CDS encoding VOC family protein yields the protein MKFGKVILYVADVEASLRFYQKAFGLKTRFIAEAGYGEVHAGETTISLATFNAGQGHLPEGYRCTPPSPSDVSVEIALLSEAVDDDFARAVDAGATPLQHPAVQPWGQTVSYLRTPDGTVIDLSSPPAWG from the coding sequence ATGAAATTTGGAAAAGTCATTCTGTACGTCGCCGATGTCGAGGCGTCCCTGCGCTTCTACCAGAAGGCCTTTGGCCTCAAGACCCGCTTCATCGCGGAGGCCGGCTACGGCGAAGTCCACGCCGGCGAAACCACCATCTCGCTGGCGACTTTCAACGCCGGCCAGGGGCACTTGCCCGAGGGATACCGCTGCACCCCGCCGTCGCCGTCGGACGTCAGTGTGGAGATCGCCCTGCTCAGCGAGGCGGTCGACGACGATTTCGCCCGGGCTGTCGACGCCGGCGCAACGCCGCTTCAGCACCCCGCGGTGCAGCCCTGGGGCCAGACGGTGTCCTACCTCCGGACTCCCGATGGAACCGTCATCGACCTGAGTTCGCCGCCGGCCTGGGGCTGA
- a CDS encoding ABC-F family ATP-binding cassette domain-containing protein, producing MSLIRLQDVSVRFDNTQILREAFFRLEAGDRVGLIGKNGSGKTTILKLVLDQVAPDTGTVTLELGTKVGYFSQFSELNGEATILEVLDALFSEIKAVEAELAAIDAAIAADPADAELDRLISRQAELFADMERLDGWDYPRRIDTVLTTLGFDEAHRTCAIDELSGGWRNRAALAKILLEGPDVLLLDEPTNFLDVAGVEWLESWFRDFKGAAIIVSHDRKFLDAVVTRIIEVENFHLHEYPGNFGEYVVQKQFRLKTLEQQFVHESELLAFEAEGIADRREAAKAASRGLGNQLAKIKKSRTPRPVDQIVTEIYGGLHVKDVLCRVEGLGKSYGEKLLFNDLSFEIRRGNRIVVLGSNGSGKSTLLKVLTGEEQADSGGVNWAKGPGFVSYNQMLADLDDADTVSHAVNALPDSLAFTATKKSVNRFLAMFQFSEADLKQKIGNLSGGQKARVAMAQCLLSGASVLLLDEPTNHLDMSSTQVMERALVHFPGAVVVVSHDRFFSEKIANRHVVFGADGAEPGQIDVRVA from the coding sequence ATGAGCCTGATCCGGCTGCAAGACGTCAGCGTGCGCTTCGACAACACCCAGATTCTCCGGGAGGCTTTTTTCCGGCTCGAGGCCGGCGACCGGGTGGGCCTGATCGGCAAGAACGGCTCCGGCAAGACGACCATCCTCAAGCTGGTCCTGGACCAGGTGGCACCGGACACCGGCACCGTCACCCTGGAACTGGGCACCAAGGTGGGCTACTTCTCCCAGTTCTCGGAACTCAACGGGGAAGCCACCATCCTGGAAGTCCTCGACGCGCTGTTTTCGGAGATCAAGGCGGTCGAAGCCGAACTGGCCGCCATCGACGCCGCCATCGCGGCCGACCCCGCGGACGCCGAACTCGACCGGCTCATCAGCCGGCAGGCGGAGCTGTTCGCGGACATGGAACGACTCGACGGCTGGGACTACCCGCGGCGCATCGACACCGTCCTGACAACCCTGGGCTTCGATGAGGCGCACCGCACGTGTGCGATCGACGAGCTGTCCGGCGGCTGGCGGAACCGGGCGGCCCTGGCCAAGATCCTGCTCGAAGGCCCTGACGTGCTGCTGCTCGACGAGCCCACCAACTTCCTGGACGTGGCCGGCGTCGAATGGCTCGAAAGCTGGTTCCGGGATTTCAAGGGCGCCGCGATCATCGTCTCGCACGACCGGAAGTTCCTCGACGCCGTCGTCACCAGGATCATCGAGGTCGAGAATTTCCACCTGCACGAATACCCGGGCAACTTCGGCGAATACGTCGTGCAAAAGCAGTTCCGCCTCAAGACCCTTGAGCAGCAGTTTGTGCATGAATCCGAGCTGCTGGCCTTTGAGGCCGAAGGGATCGCCGACCGGCGGGAGGCGGCCAAGGCGGCCAGCCGCGGACTGGGGAACCAGCTGGCCAAGATCAAGAAGTCCCGCACTCCTAGGCCGGTGGACCAGATCGTCACCGAGATTTACGGCGGCCTGCACGTCAAGGACGTCCTCTGCCGGGTGGAGGGGCTCGGGAAGTCCTACGGGGAAAAGCTGCTGTTCAACGATCTGAGCTTCGAGATCCGCCGCGGCAACCGGATCGTGGTCCTCGGCTCCAACGGCAGCGGCAAGTCCACGCTGCTGAAGGTGCTGACTGGCGAAGAGCAGGCCGACTCCGGCGGGGTGAACTGGGCGAAGGGGCCCGGGTTTGTCTCGTACAACCAGATGCTGGCGGACCTCGACGATGCGGACACGGTATCCCATGCGGTCAACGCGCTGCCGGACAGCCTGGCGTTCACCGCCACAAAGAAGTCCGTCAACCGCTTCCTTGCGATGTTCCAGTTCTCCGAGGCGGACCTCAAGCAGAAAATCGGGAACCTTTCGGGCGGACAGAAGGCGCGCGTCGCCATGGCTCAGTGCCTGCTGTCCGGCGCCTCGGTGCTGCTGTTGGACGAGCCGACCAACCATCTGGACATGTCCAGCACCCAGGTCATGGAACGTGCACTGGTGCACTTCCCCGGAGCGGTGGTCGTGGTCAGCCACGACCGTTTCTTCAGCGAGAAAATCGCCAACCGCCATGTCGTGTTCGGCGCCGACGGCGCGGAACCGGGTCAAATCGACGTCCGCGTCGCGTAG
- a CDS encoding class I SAM-dependent methyltransferase: MTWTEAGSSRTARWLSANGRPAPSRVEVVTDSLTADDAIRMASQGVAMLWQGDFHNARQILNALDRRVGSGKKKTADSPADDFYRHRQSRSHRARVLGLLLVPLDPGPAVPLRRSPDIRAAAEEAYGDISEPSVVSLHELVGAIGAHEWRRNGVWVDALQGRIHPHYGTFFPTRSEYVDLVAAAPLPSEKLAFDVGTGTGVLAAVLARRGVLRVVATDNEPRAIACAGENFRNLAVQDRAEAVLTDMFPPGRAPLIVCNPPWIPATPHSSLDNAVYDPGSRMLFRFLNELADHLEPGGEGWLVLSDLAEHLGLRSRDELLGAIEAAGLKVLERFDTRPTHPKASDRNDPLFAARAAEVTSLWRLAVR, translated from the coding sequence GTGACGTGGACCGAGGCCGGCAGCAGCCGGACGGCTCGATGGCTGTCGGCAAACGGACGGCCTGCGCCCTCGCGCGTTGAAGTAGTCACCGACTCCCTGACAGCCGATGACGCAATCCGGATGGCGTCCCAAGGCGTTGCGATGCTCTGGCAGGGTGACTTCCACAACGCGCGGCAGATCCTCAACGCCCTGGACCGGCGGGTGGGCTCCGGGAAGAAGAAAACCGCTGATAGCCCGGCCGATGATTTCTACCGGCACCGCCAGTCCCGCTCCCACCGGGCACGCGTTCTCGGCCTGCTGCTGGTTCCGCTGGATCCGGGCCCGGCCGTACCCCTGCGGCGCTCCCCGGACATCCGGGCGGCCGCGGAGGAAGCGTACGGGGACATCAGCGAACCCTCGGTGGTGTCCCTTCATGAACTTGTCGGGGCAATTGGTGCCCACGAGTGGCGAAGGAACGGCGTCTGGGTCGATGCTCTGCAGGGCCGCATTCATCCGCACTACGGCACGTTCTTCCCGACCCGCAGCGAGTACGTCGACCTGGTGGCCGCCGCTCCGCTGCCATCTGAGAAGCTGGCGTTCGACGTCGGAACGGGCACCGGCGTGCTCGCCGCCGTACTCGCCCGCCGCGGCGTCCTACGCGTGGTGGCGACGGACAACGAACCCCGCGCGATTGCCTGCGCCGGCGAGAACTTCAGGAACTTGGCGGTCCAGGACCGTGCGGAGGCCGTCCTGACCGACATGTTCCCGCCCGGCCGGGCACCACTCATCGTGTGCAACCCGCCGTGGATCCCTGCCACGCCGCATTCGTCCTTGGACAATGCCGTCTATGACCCCGGCAGCCGGATGCTGTTCCGGTTCCTGAATGAGCTCGCCGACCATCTGGAGCCCGGCGGCGAGGGCTGGCTCGTCCTCTCGGATCTGGCCGAGCACCTGGGCCTGCGGTCCCGCGACGAGCTGCTGGGCGCGATTGAGGCGGCCGGGCTGAAGGTGCTGGAACGGTTCGACACCAGGCCAACCCACCCCAAGGCTTCCGACCGCAACGACCCCCTGTTCGCGGCCCGCGCAGCCGAAGTCACGTCGCTGTGGCGGCTTGCCGTCCGCTAG
- a CDS encoding GatB/YqeY domain-containing protein has protein sequence MTTLKERLHADVVSHMKDRNKIALTTVRNVLGEIETREKSGKTPIVLDDAQVTSLLQKEAAKRRDTARIYTEAGESERAAAEIAEAEIIEAYLPKALTAAEVEAIVDEVITSLTADGTELTMRQLGAVMKPVTAKVAGRFDGKAVSEIVRSRITQ, from the coding sequence ATGACCACCCTGAAAGAACGCCTGCACGCCGACGTCGTCAGCCACATGAAGGACCGTAACAAGATCGCGCTCACCACGGTGCGCAACGTCCTGGGCGAAATCGAAACCCGCGAGAAATCCGGCAAAACCCCGATCGTGCTGGACGACGCCCAGGTGACGTCCCTGCTGCAGAAGGAAGCCGCCAAGCGTCGCGACACCGCCCGTATCTACACCGAGGCGGGAGAGTCCGAGCGGGCTGCGGCGGAAATCGCCGAAGCCGAAATTATCGAGGCCTACCTGCCGAAGGCGCTGACCGCGGCGGAAGTGGAGGCGATCGTCGACGAGGTCATCACTTCCCTCACCGCCGATGGCACCGAACTGACCATGCGCCAGCTGGGCGCAGTCATGAAGCCGGTGACCGCCAAGGTCGCCGGGCGCTTCGACGGCAAGGCCGTCAGCGAGATCGTACGCAGCCGCATTACGCAGTAA